A single Drosophila ananassae strain 14024-0371.13 chromosome 3L, ASM1763931v2, whole genome shotgun sequence DNA region contains:
- the LOC6496220 gene encoding RNA-binding protein fusilli isoform X4: protein MQVPEHIVSLYIATCGQNGPGLGSDEKEIILLVFVLLEVTSGQIVGTKQILVRPDGYFIKDRTISSSSDTSSTTNHTASSPPLAIGDAASASNNGTGSGNCSSLDNHNTELVLPIAEAQAAGKPLSEAIDEFDAYLRSLSLHDTEIKLVTDGQLPLRQCLHREASAKDLELPTYYNRFSDLRKEFLRYKSGDLAHALVPVKDAKKMLQAPSLPMPQSIAEMLGELNTLSVEDKDFYIRESRDMVTVIQTLLQAGHTFAANELVNLVLEPGICSIDDEIDGNCIVRARGLPWQSSDQDIAKFFRGLNVAKGGVALCLSPLGRRNGEALIRFISQEHRDMALKRHKHHIGTRYIEVYRASGEDFLAIAGGASNEAQAFLSKGAQVIIRMRGLPYDCTAKQVLDFFTTGDTAPCHVLDGNEGVLFVKKPDGRATGDAFVLFAHESDAAKALGRHRESIGQRYIELFRSTTAEVQQVLNRSMDPKNYESGGNHSQPPLIAQLPTMQLPLLPQHLITSGTTRNCIRLRGLPYEAMVEHILHFLDGFAKHIIYQGVHMVINAQGQPSGEAFIQMDSEDSARLCAQRKHNQFMVFGKKFRYIEVFQCSGDDMNMVLNGGLASPVAQPPPPHHGHAHSHPHKQPSLLAAATSGATLLGAHFGAPYAAFGGAPPPPPPHTPLLATPRSHHLQHHPHHPASAFYPPPLVYWPYPSPPVSPTTYYSQPGAHSPSQPLYPVDFFPPSPLSPPSVAIPHTSTGLILTPTKAAVSFVPPKQFSPTTSAGSGNTSSNSSSSSSCSSGSGKLSLPMLPAITLNGSEENATPNASTTTKAAHGQEGIETSSKSLLSIDTNHGTASAGASATGVPPLKTGSQGAGGAAATPLVSNSCVELFIS from the exons ATGCAGGTTCCCGAACACATTGTTTCACTCTACATTGCCACCTGTGGTCAAAATGGACCTGGCTTGGGTTCCGACGAAAAGGAGATCATACTGCTTGTTTTTGTGCTGCTGGAGGTGACAAGCGGCCAG ATCGTTGGCACCAAACAAATACTCGTGCGACCCGATGGCTATTTCATCAAGGATCGCACCATATCGAGCTCCTCGGACACCTCGAGTACAACCAACCACACGGCCAGCTCCCCGCCCCTGGCGATCGGGGATGCTGCCAGCGCCAGCAACAATGGCACTGGAAGTGGCAACTGCAGCAGCCTGGACAACCACAACACGGAACTCGTTCTCCCAATTGCAGAAGCCCAGGCGGCGGGAAAACCTTTGAGCGAGGCTATCGACGAG TTTGATGCCTACCTTCGTTCTCTTTCGCTCCACGACACTGAGATCAAGCTCGTCACCGACGGCCAGTTGCCGCTCAGGCAGTGTCTCCACCGGGAGGCCAGTGCCAAGGATCTGGAGCTGCCGACCTACTACAACCGCTTCAGCGATCTGCGCAAGGAGTTCCTGCGCTACAAGTCCGGCGACCTGGCGCATGCCCTGGTGCCCGTCAAGGATGCCAAGAAGATGCTGCAGGCGCCATCGCTGCCTATGCCGCAGTCCATCGCCGAGATGTTGGGTG AACTCAATACCTTATCGGTGGAGGATAAAGACTTTTACATACGCGAATCTCGCGACATGGTTACTGTGATCCAGACCCTGCTGCAGGCAG GTCACACATTTGCTGCAAACGAATTGGTCAACCTGGTACTGGAACCTGGAATTTG CTCAATTGACGACGAGATCGACGGCAACTGCATTGTGCGGGCCAGAGGCTTACCCTGGCAGAGCAGCGACCAGGACATCGCCAAGTTCTTTCGCGGCCTCAACGTAGCCAA GGGCGGCGTTGCTCTCTGTCTTTCTCCGCTGGGGAGGCGCAACGGTGAAGCCCTCATCCGTTTTATATCCCAGGAGCACCGCGACATGGCTCTAAAACGGCACAAGCATCACATCGGCACCCGGTATATCGAAGTGTACCGGGCCTCGGGCGAGGACTTCCTGGCCATCGCCGGCGGTGCATCAAATGAGGCGCAGGCGTTCCTTTCCAAGGGCGCCCAGGTCATCATCCGGATGCGGGGTCTACCTTACGACTGCACCGCCAAACAAGTG CTGGACTTTTTCACCACTGGTGACACGGCACCCTGCCATGTCTTGGATGGCAATGAGGGCGTGCTTTTTGTGAAGAAACCGGATGGACGAGCCACCGGGGATGCCTTTGTCCTGTTCGCCCACGAGTCGGATGCCGCCAAAGCACTGGGCCGTCACCGGGAGTCTATAGGCCAGAGGTACATTGAGCTATTCCGCTCCACAACCGCCGAGGTACAGCAGGTTCTTAACCGCTCCATGGACCCGAAGAACTACGAGTCGGGAGGAAACCACAGCCAGCCCCCGCTGATCGCTCAGCTGCCGACGATGCAGCTTCCGCTGCTGCCGCAG CATCTCATCACATCGGGCACAACAAGGAACTGCATCCGACTGCGGGGACTACCCTACGAGGCGATGGTGGAGCACATACTTCACTTTCTTGACGGGTTTGCCAAACACATTATATACCAGGGTGTTCATATGGTGATCAACGCGCAG GGCCAACCCAGTGGAGAGGCCTTCATCCAAATGGACTCGGAGGACTCGGCCCGGCTGTGTGCCCAGCGCAAGCACAACCAGTTTATGGTATTTGGCAAGAAGTTCCGCTACATCGAAGTGTTCCAGTGCTCCGGTGATGACATGAACATGGTCCTTAATGGAGGCCTCGCGTCGCCGGTGGCTCAACCACCGCCCCCGCACCACGGCCATGCCCATTCTCACCCCCATAAGCAGCCCTCGCTGCTGGCTGCGGCCACCTCGG GTGCCACTCTACTGGGCGCCCACTTTGGGGCCCCGTACGCAGCCTTTGGTGGAGCTCCcccacctccacctccgcaCACTCCGCTTCTGGCCACTCCACGTTCGCATCACCTTCAGCATCACCCGCACCACCCGGCGTCCGCGTTTTACCCACCGCCGCTTGTCTATTGGCCGTACCCGAGTCCACCCGTCTCCCCGACCACCTACTACAGTCAGCCGGGGGCGCACTCGCCCTCACAACCCTTG TACCCGGTGGACTTCTTCCCGCCCTCTCCACTGTCGCCACCCAGTGTGGCCATACCGCATACCAGCACCGGCCTGATACTCACGCCCACTAAGGCAGCTGTGTCCTTTGTGCCGCCAAAGCAGTTCTCTCCCACCACGTCGGCGGGTAGTGGAAATACTAGCTCCAACTCCAGTTCCAGCTCCAGCTGCAGTTCTGGCTCCGGAAAGTTGTCCCTTCCTATGTTGCCAGCCATCACCTTAAACGGATCAGAGGAGAATGCCACACCCAATGCTTCGACAACCACGAAGGCTGCCCATGGCCAGGAGGGAATTGAAACATCGTCAAAGTCCCTTCTTAGTATAGACACAAACCACGGAACGGCATCCGCCGGCGCTTCCGCCACTGGTGTGCCCCCGCTAAAGACCGGAAGCCAGGGGGCGGGAGGAGCGGCTGCCACACCTCTTGTGAGCAACTCGTGTGTGGAGCTATTCATATCGTAA
- the LOC6496220 gene encoding RNA-binding protein fusilli isoform X1, giving the protein MQVPEHIVSLYIATCGQNGPGLGSDEKEIILLVFVLLEVTSGQIVGTKQILVRPDGYFIKDRTISSSSDTSSTTNHTASSPPLAIGDAASASNNGTGSGNCSSLDNHNTELVLPIAEAQAAGKPLSEAIDEFDAYLRSLSLHDTEIKLVTDGQLPLRQCLHREASAKDLELPTYYNRFSDLRKEFLRYKSGDLAHALVPVKDAKKMLQAPSLPMPQSIAEMLGELNTLSVEDKDFYIRESRDMVTVIQTLLQAGHTFAANELVNLVLEPGICSIDDEIDGNCIVRARGLPWQSSDQDIAKFFRGLNVAKGGVALCLSPLGRRNGEALIRFISQEHRDMALKRHKHHIGTRYIEVYRASGEDFLAIAGGASNEAQAFLSKGAQVIIRMRGLPYDCTAKQVLDFFTTGDTAPCHVLDGNEGVLFVKKPDGRATGDAFVLFAHESDAAKALGRHRESIGQRYIELFRSTTAEVQQVLNRSMDPKNYESGGNHSQPPLIAQLPTMQLPLLPQVGATHGLAAHGLAASSPNLCPPVPPPPQHLITSGTTRNCIRLRGLPYEAMVEHILHFLDGFAKHIIYQGVHMVINAQGQPSGEAFIQMDSEDSARLCAQRKHNQFMVFGKKFRYIEVFQCSGDDMNMVLNGGLASPVAQPPPPHHGHAHSHPHKQPSLLAAATSGMFSSAGQSASASTGTASQSPIGGTHSHTQSHPPPHLHSHVPGHAPSHTLPASSTAILPNLSAASAGGLASFIATQPAAAHSAAVTLAPPGYSLNPFSLPPPGSSPASAAAAAAAAAAATPALLAQQQAQFIAQQSLLVRQQAAAAALAAEQQQQQVQQQQQLYASAMFQQHPLYLQQQQQQQQLYASAMLQQGQPQFVLMQRPSASYLPPFPLSYMPTAAGAGAGVGVAPAGATVAGASAAAAAAAPASNSSMKRSYENAFQQDATGAAAVAASAAKRALTRNPSSAYSYYNPGI; this is encoded by the exons ATGCAGGTTCCCGAACACATTGTTTCACTCTACATTGCCACCTGTGGTCAAAATGGACCTGGCTTGGGTTCCGACGAAAAGGAGATCATACTGCTTGTTTTTGTGCTGCTGGAGGTGACAAGCGGCCAG ATCGTTGGCACCAAACAAATACTCGTGCGACCCGATGGCTATTTCATCAAGGATCGCACCATATCGAGCTCCTCGGACACCTCGAGTACAACCAACCACACGGCCAGCTCCCCGCCCCTGGCGATCGGGGATGCTGCCAGCGCCAGCAACAATGGCACTGGAAGTGGCAACTGCAGCAGCCTGGACAACCACAACACGGAACTCGTTCTCCCAATTGCAGAAGCCCAGGCGGCGGGAAAACCTTTGAGCGAGGCTATCGACGAG TTTGATGCCTACCTTCGTTCTCTTTCGCTCCACGACACTGAGATCAAGCTCGTCACCGACGGCCAGTTGCCGCTCAGGCAGTGTCTCCACCGGGAGGCCAGTGCCAAGGATCTGGAGCTGCCGACCTACTACAACCGCTTCAGCGATCTGCGCAAGGAGTTCCTGCGCTACAAGTCCGGCGACCTGGCGCATGCCCTGGTGCCCGTCAAGGATGCCAAGAAGATGCTGCAGGCGCCATCGCTGCCTATGCCGCAGTCCATCGCCGAGATGTTGGGTG AACTCAATACCTTATCGGTGGAGGATAAAGACTTTTACATACGCGAATCTCGCGACATGGTTACTGTGATCCAGACCCTGCTGCAGGCAG GTCACACATTTGCTGCAAACGAATTGGTCAACCTGGTACTGGAACCTGGAATTTG CTCAATTGACGACGAGATCGACGGCAACTGCATTGTGCGGGCCAGAGGCTTACCCTGGCAGAGCAGCGACCAGGACATCGCCAAGTTCTTTCGCGGCCTCAACGTAGCCAA GGGCGGCGTTGCTCTCTGTCTTTCTCCGCTGGGGAGGCGCAACGGTGAAGCCCTCATCCGTTTTATATCCCAGGAGCACCGCGACATGGCTCTAAAACGGCACAAGCATCACATCGGCACCCGGTATATCGAAGTGTACCGGGCCTCGGGCGAGGACTTCCTGGCCATCGCCGGCGGTGCATCAAATGAGGCGCAGGCGTTCCTTTCCAAGGGCGCCCAGGTCATCATCCGGATGCGGGGTCTACCTTACGACTGCACCGCCAAACAAGTG CTGGACTTTTTCACCACTGGTGACACGGCACCCTGCCATGTCTTGGATGGCAATGAGGGCGTGCTTTTTGTGAAGAAACCGGATGGACGAGCCACCGGGGATGCCTTTGTCCTGTTCGCCCACGAGTCGGATGCCGCCAAAGCACTGGGCCGTCACCGGGAGTCTATAGGCCAGAGGTACATTGAGCTATTCCGCTCCACAACCGCCGAGGTACAGCAGGTTCTTAACCGCTCCATGGACCCGAAGAACTACGAGTCGGGAGGAAACCACAGCCAGCCCCCGCTGATCGCTCAGCTGCCGACGATGCAGCTTCCGCTGCTGCCGCAGGTGGGTGCCACACATGGCCTAGCCGCTCACGGCCTCGCAGCCAGCTCCCCTAACCTGTGCCCCCCTGTGCCTCCCCCTCCACAGCATCTCATCACATCGGGCACAACAAGGAACTGCATCCGACTGCGGGGACTACCCTACGAGGCGATGGTGGAGCACATACTTCACTTTCTTGACGGGTTTGCCAAACACATTATATACCAGGGTGTTCATATGGTGATCAACGCGCAG GGCCAACCCAGTGGAGAGGCCTTCATCCAAATGGACTCGGAGGACTCGGCCCGGCTGTGTGCCCAGCGCAAGCACAACCAGTTTATGGTATTTGGCAAGAAGTTCCGCTACATCGAAGTGTTCCAGTGCTCCGGTGATGACATGAACATGGTCCTTAATGGAGGCCTCGCGTCGCCGGTGGCTCAACCACCGCCCCCGCACCACGGCCATGCCCATTCTCACCCCCATAAGCAGCCCTCGCTGCTGGCTGCGGCCACCTCGGGTATGTTCAGTTCGGCAGGTCAATCGGCATCGGCCTCTACTGGCACTGCCTCCCAGTCGCCAATCGGCGGCACCCACTCCCACACACAATCACACCCCCCACCACATCTACACTCGCATGTTCCGGGCCACGCCCCCTCTCACACCCTGCCTGCCTCCTCGACGGCCATTTTGCCGAATCTCTCGGCTGCCTCGGCGGGCGGACTGGCCTCCTTTATAGCCACTCAGCCAGCGGCTGCTCATTCGGCTGCAGTGACTCTAGCCCCGCCAGGATACTCGCTAAATCCCTTTTCCCTACCGCCACCAGGATCATCGCCCGCGAGTGCTGCCgccgctgcagcagcagctgccgcTGCCACGCCGGCTCTCTTGGCACAGCAGCAGGCACAGTTTATAGCTCAGCAGAGCCTCCTGGTGAGGCAACaggctgccgctgccgctctGGCCgccgagcagcagcagcagcaggtgcagcagcagcaacagctctACGCAAGTGCTATGTTTCAGCAGCATCCGTTGTacttgcaacagcaacagcagcagcaacaactatACGCCAGCGCCATGTTGCAGCAGGGGCAGCCCCAGTTTGTCCTTATGCAAAGGCCTTCGGCTTCCTACTTGCCGCCCTTTCCGCTCAGCTATATGCCCACCGCTGcaggagcgggagcgggagtgggcgtggcaccAGCCGGAGCCACAGTGGCCGGTGCAAGtgcagcagctgcagcggcAGCTCCCGCCAGCAACTCGTCAATGAAGAGGTCGTATGAGAATGCATTCCAGCAGGATGCAACGGGAGCAGCGGCTGTGGCTGCCAGCGCAGCAAAAAGAGCCCTAACCCGAAATCCCAGTAGCGCCTACTCCTACTACAATCCGGGAATTTAG
- the LOC6496220 gene encoding RNA-binding protein fusilli isoform X3, giving the protein MQVPEHIVSLYIATCGQNGPGLGSDEKEIILLVFVLLEVTSGQIVGTKQILVRPDGYFIKDRTISSSSDTSSTTNHTASSPPLAIGDAASASNNGTGSGNCSSLDNHNTELVLPIAEAQAAGKPLSEAIDEFDAYLRSLSLHDTEIKLVTDGQLPLRQCLHREASAKDLELPTYYNRFSDLRKEFLRYKSGDLAHALVPVKDAKKMLQAPSLPMPQSIAEMLGELNTLSVEDKDFYIRESRDMVTVIQTLLQAGHTFAANELVNLVLEPGICSIDDEIDGNCIVRARGLPWQSSDQDIAKFFRGLNVAKGGVALCLSPLGRRNGEALIRFISQEHRDMALKRHKHHIGTRYIEVYRASGEDFLAIAGGASNEAQAFLSKGAQVIIRMRGLPYDCTAKQVLDFFTTGDTAPCHVLDGNEGVLFVKKPDGRATGDAFVLFAHESDAAKALGRHRESIGQRYIELFRSTTAEVQQVLNRSMDPKNYESGGNHSQPPLIAQLPTMQLPLLPQVGATHGLAAHGLAASSPNLCPPVPPPPQHLITSGTTRNCIRLRGLPYEAMVEHILHFLDGFAKHIIYQGVHMVINAQGQPSGEAFIQMDSEDSARLCAQRKHNQFMVFGKKFRYIEVFQCSGDDMNMVLNGGLASPVAQPPPPHHGHAHSHPHKQPSLLAAATSGATLLGAHFGAPYAAFGGAPPPPPPHTPLLATPRSHHLQHHPHHPASAFYPPPLVYWPYPSPPVSPTTYYSQPGAHSPSQPLYPVDFFPPSPLSPPSVAIPHTSTGLILTPTKAAVSFVPPKQFSPTTSAGSGNTSSNSSSSSSCSSGSGKLSLPMLPAITLNGSEENATPNASTTTKAAHGQEGIETSSKSLLSIDTNHGTASAGASATGVPPLKTGSQGAGGAAATPLVSNSCVELFIS; this is encoded by the exons ATGCAGGTTCCCGAACACATTGTTTCACTCTACATTGCCACCTGTGGTCAAAATGGACCTGGCTTGGGTTCCGACGAAAAGGAGATCATACTGCTTGTTTTTGTGCTGCTGGAGGTGACAAGCGGCCAG ATCGTTGGCACCAAACAAATACTCGTGCGACCCGATGGCTATTTCATCAAGGATCGCACCATATCGAGCTCCTCGGACACCTCGAGTACAACCAACCACACGGCCAGCTCCCCGCCCCTGGCGATCGGGGATGCTGCCAGCGCCAGCAACAATGGCACTGGAAGTGGCAACTGCAGCAGCCTGGACAACCACAACACGGAACTCGTTCTCCCAATTGCAGAAGCCCAGGCGGCGGGAAAACCTTTGAGCGAGGCTATCGACGAG TTTGATGCCTACCTTCGTTCTCTTTCGCTCCACGACACTGAGATCAAGCTCGTCACCGACGGCCAGTTGCCGCTCAGGCAGTGTCTCCACCGGGAGGCCAGTGCCAAGGATCTGGAGCTGCCGACCTACTACAACCGCTTCAGCGATCTGCGCAAGGAGTTCCTGCGCTACAAGTCCGGCGACCTGGCGCATGCCCTGGTGCCCGTCAAGGATGCCAAGAAGATGCTGCAGGCGCCATCGCTGCCTATGCCGCAGTCCATCGCCGAGATGTTGGGTG AACTCAATACCTTATCGGTGGAGGATAAAGACTTTTACATACGCGAATCTCGCGACATGGTTACTGTGATCCAGACCCTGCTGCAGGCAG GTCACACATTTGCTGCAAACGAATTGGTCAACCTGGTACTGGAACCTGGAATTTG CTCAATTGACGACGAGATCGACGGCAACTGCATTGTGCGGGCCAGAGGCTTACCCTGGCAGAGCAGCGACCAGGACATCGCCAAGTTCTTTCGCGGCCTCAACGTAGCCAA GGGCGGCGTTGCTCTCTGTCTTTCTCCGCTGGGGAGGCGCAACGGTGAAGCCCTCATCCGTTTTATATCCCAGGAGCACCGCGACATGGCTCTAAAACGGCACAAGCATCACATCGGCACCCGGTATATCGAAGTGTACCGGGCCTCGGGCGAGGACTTCCTGGCCATCGCCGGCGGTGCATCAAATGAGGCGCAGGCGTTCCTTTCCAAGGGCGCCCAGGTCATCATCCGGATGCGGGGTCTACCTTACGACTGCACCGCCAAACAAGTG CTGGACTTTTTCACCACTGGTGACACGGCACCCTGCCATGTCTTGGATGGCAATGAGGGCGTGCTTTTTGTGAAGAAACCGGATGGACGAGCCACCGGGGATGCCTTTGTCCTGTTCGCCCACGAGTCGGATGCCGCCAAAGCACTGGGCCGTCACCGGGAGTCTATAGGCCAGAGGTACATTGAGCTATTCCGCTCCACAACCGCCGAGGTACAGCAGGTTCTTAACCGCTCCATGGACCCGAAGAACTACGAGTCGGGAGGAAACCACAGCCAGCCCCCGCTGATCGCTCAGCTGCCGACGATGCAGCTTCCGCTGCTGCCGCAGGTGGGTGCCACACATGGCCTAGCCGCTCACGGCCTCGCAGCCAGCTCCCCTAACCTGTGCCCCCCTGTGCCTCCCCCTCCACAGCATCTCATCACATCGGGCACAACAAGGAACTGCATCCGACTGCGGGGACTACCCTACGAGGCGATGGTGGAGCACATACTTCACTTTCTTGACGGGTTTGCCAAACACATTATATACCAGGGTGTTCATATGGTGATCAACGCGCAG GGCCAACCCAGTGGAGAGGCCTTCATCCAAATGGACTCGGAGGACTCGGCCCGGCTGTGTGCCCAGCGCAAGCACAACCAGTTTATGGTATTTGGCAAGAAGTTCCGCTACATCGAAGTGTTCCAGTGCTCCGGTGATGACATGAACATGGTCCTTAATGGAGGCCTCGCGTCGCCGGTGGCTCAACCACCGCCCCCGCACCACGGCCATGCCCATTCTCACCCCCATAAGCAGCCCTCGCTGCTGGCTGCGGCCACCTCGG GTGCCACTCTACTGGGCGCCCACTTTGGGGCCCCGTACGCAGCCTTTGGTGGAGCTCCcccacctccacctccgcaCACTCCGCTTCTGGCCACTCCACGTTCGCATCACCTTCAGCATCACCCGCACCACCCGGCGTCCGCGTTTTACCCACCGCCGCTTGTCTATTGGCCGTACCCGAGTCCACCCGTCTCCCCGACCACCTACTACAGTCAGCCGGGGGCGCACTCGCCCTCACAACCCTTG TACCCGGTGGACTTCTTCCCGCCCTCTCCACTGTCGCCACCCAGTGTGGCCATACCGCATACCAGCACCGGCCTGATACTCACGCCCACTAAGGCAGCTGTGTCCTTTGTGCCGCCAAAGCAGTTCTCTCCCACCACGTCGGCGGGTAGTGGAAATACTAGCTCCAACTCCAGTTCCAGCTCCAGCTGCAGTTCTGGCTCCGGAAAGTTGTCCCTTCCTATGTTGCCAGCCATCACCTTAAACGGATCAGAGGAGAATGCCACACCCAATGCTTCGACAACCACGAAGGCTGCCCATGGCCAGGAGGGAATTGAAACATCGTCAAAGTCCCTTCTTAGTATAGACACAAACCACGGAACGGCATCCGCCGGCGCTTCCGCCACTGGTGTGCCCCCGCTAAAGACCGGAAGCCAGGGGGCGGGAGGAGCGGCTGCCACACCTCTTGTGAGCAACTCGTGTGTGGAGCTATTCATATCGTAA